One region of Catenuloplanes indicus genomic DNA includes:
- a CDS encoding nuclear transport factor 2 family protein, whose translation MRPAGQLAERRADRGAARGEFVAHPDRAYAVAIDDADWAGFAAILTDPVHIDFSAAGMPAADLPRADFVGFASGALERWTARQHISPNHRVVFDETDPDTAVCHSYMYAQHHLAGGGRYLMRGSYEHAVVRTADGWRISRVTQHVSWLEGDPDAPEHAARA comes from the coding sequence CTGCGCCCAGCGGGCCAGCTCGCCGAGCGCCGGGCGGATCGCGGCGCCGCGCGCGGTGAGTTCGTAGCGCACCCGGATCGGGCGTACGCCGTCGCCATCGACGACGCGGACTGGGCCGGCTTCGCCGCGATCCTGACCGACCCGGTCCACATCGACTTCTCCGCGGCGGGCATGCCGGCGGCCGACCTTCCCCGCGCCGACTTCGTCGGGTTCGCGTCCGGCGCGCTCGAGCGCTGGACCGCCCGCCAGCACATCAGCCCGAACCACCGGGTCGTCTTCGACGAGACCGACCCGGACACCGCGGTCTGCCACTCGTACATGTACGCCCAGCACCACCTGGCCGGCGGCGGCCGCTACCTGATGCGCGGCTCCTACGAGCACGCGGTGGTACGTACCGCGGACGGCTGGCGGATCTCCCGCGTCACCCAGCACGTCAGCTGGCTCGAGGGCGACCCGGACGCACCGGAGCACGCCGCCCGGGCATGA
- the pdxY gene encoding pyridoxal kinase PdxY — protein sequence MRVMSIQSAVAHGHVGNSAAVFPLQRIGVEVVPVPTVNFSNHTGYGAWRGPLIAPADVAEIILGVEERGIFPRIDAVLSGYQGGVGIGDVIVDAVRRVKAANPAALYACDPVMGNAKSGCFVAPEIPALLRDRVVPVADIITPNQFELGFLTGTDPASVESTLASADLARAMGPSTVLVTSVERPDRAEGTIEMLVVDDTGAWLVTTPHLPFKANGSGDVTAALFTAHYVATRDAAVSLERTASSVFDLIETTYRSGERELQLIEAQDFYATPRMQFTARQVR from the coding sequence ATGCGAGTCATGTCCATCCAGTCGGCGGTCGCCCACGGCCACGTCGGCAACTCCGCGGCGGTGTTCCCGTTGCAGCGCATCGGTGTCGAGGTCGTCCCGGTGCCGACGGTGAACTTCTCCAACCACACCGGGTACGGCGCCTGGCGCGGGCCGCTCATCGCACCGGCGGACGTGGCCGAGATCATTCTCGGCGTGGAGGAGCGCGGCATCTTCCCGCGGATCGACGCCGTGCTCTCCGGCTACCAGGGCGGCGTCGGCATCGGTGACGTCATCGTCGACGCCGTGCGCCGGGTGAAGGCCGCGAACCCGGCCGCGCTCTACGCCTGCGACCCGGTCATGGGCAACGCCAAGTCGGGGTGCTTCGTCGCGCCGGAGATCCCCGCGCTGCTGCGCGACCGGGTGGTACCGGTCGCCGACATCATCACGCCGAACCAGTTCGAGCTCGGCTTCCTGACCGGTACCGACCCGGCGAGCGTCGAGTCCACGCTGGCCTCGGCCGACCTGGCCCGCGCCATGGGCCCGTCCACCGTGCTGGTCACCAGCGTGGAGCGCCCGGACCGGGCCGAGGGCACCATCGAGATGCTGGTCGTCGACGACACCGGCGCCTGGCTGGTGACCACCCCGCACCTGCCGTTCAAGGCCAACGGTTCCGGCGACGTGACGGCCGCGCTGTTCACCGCGCACTACGTCGCCACCCGGGACGCCGCGGTGTCGCTGGAACGCACCGCCTCCAGCGTCTTCGACCTGATCGAGACCACCTACCGGTCCGGCGAACGCGAGCTCCAGCTGATCGAGGCGCAGGACTTCTACGCCACGCCGCGCATGCAGTTCACCGCCCGCCAGGTCCGCTGA
- a CDS encoding DUF4287 domain-containing protein — MPASAQSYLTTIETRTGRTPRQLLDDLDAAGLGGPDTKAGEIVAWLKSEHGLGHGHAMTMAQVSRHRESVDIRNEGTTPPPPGSIGRLWLDGKDTDPGNQ, encoded by the coding sequence GTGCCCGCATCCGCCCAGAGCTACCTGACGACCATCGAGACCAGGACCGGCCGTACGCCGCGCCAGTTGCTCGACGACCTCGACGCCGCCGGCCTCGGCGGGCCGGACACCAAGGCCGGCGAGATCGTCGCCTGGCTCAAGTCCGAGCATGGGCTGGGCCACGGCCACGCGATGACGATGGCACAGGTATCCCGGCACCGGGAGTCCGTCGACATCAGGAACGAGGGCACCACGCCGCCCCCGCCGGGCAGCATCGGGCGCCTCTGGCTCGACGGCAAGGACACCGACCCGGGTAACCAGTGA